Below is a window of Calditrichota bacterium DNA.
GCACGTCATCAAAGCAGGAATCTCCGCTTTTGCCAAAGGCATGGCGCCGTCGGTGTCGGTTGAATTCGCACGCCGCGCTATTTTCCATTCCGACCGGCCGAGCTTTGAAGAGACCGAGAAACTTCTGAAAGAGGCCAAGAACAAGGGCTAAGCCCTTGCGGGGGAAATCATGGCTGAGCACAACGATCCACCTATTATACGTATCGTTAAGAAGGGGCACGGACACGGCCACCACGGTGGTGCGTGGAAGGTCGCTTTTGCTGATTTCGTGACCGCGATGATGGCACTCTTCATCGTGCTGTGGATTCTCGGCCAATCGGAAGACGTGAAGCGCGGTATCGGCGGCTATTTTCGCGATCCGACGGGCAAAGCACTGCTCGGCGCGGGACCTTCGGAGTCGATCAGCAGCAGCAACAAGTCCATGATTAAGCTGCCGACGGTTATGGAACGCTATTCCATGCCTGATCCCGTACTGGAGAGCGAAGCGGACCGACTGGAAGAAGTGATCGAACAGAGCGAAGCCCTAAGAGAGCTTAAAGATCAGATTTCAATCGAAGTCACGCAAGAGGGACTCCGGCTCGAAATCAATGAAGGAGAGCATGACCCGCTCTTCGAATCCGGCAGCGCAGAAATGACTCCGAAACTGCGGGCGGCGCTTGCAGCACTCGCGAATGAATACAAAAAACTTCCGTACAAGATTATCGTCGAAGGTCACACAGACGCAACGCCCTATCGAAGCGTGAGCGGCATGACGAACTGGGAACTTTCTACACAACGTGCCAATCAAGCACGAAACGTTTTGGAAGAGGGCGGCTTACCGGATGATCAAGTGCTGATGGTGCGTGGCTTTGCCGACCGCCGTCCGCGTTTCGATGATCCGCTTGATCCGCGCAACCGCAGAATCTCCATGCTGCTGGTTTCCAGCCAAGGTATGGACATCGCGTTGGGCAAACTAAATTTTGCGGGGATTGAGGATTCTGAGATTCCGGCGACTCCGCCTGAGACGAAACCGAAGCGCAACCGTGTCACTCTTTTCGCGACGGGGAAGAACGACTGATGGGCTCGAATTACAGATCACGAGTCGTGTACTTGCTGCATCCGGACGAACGCAGCGCACCTCCGATCCTCGAGCAGGCCGCTGAAGTGCGCGTGATTCGCCGCGGACACGAGCCTGATTTGTCCATCAAACAATTCGACGCGTCAGCGATTGTGATCGGCCCGCCGATGGATCATGACGCACACATCGCGCTTGACCGTATGGCCACGCTGATGCTTCCGGTGCTGGGACTCGGCACGGGACCCAATGAGCGATTAATCTGCGACGTAAGTGTGACGATTGCGCTGGGAGACTTGCGTTCGATTATTTCGCTCTTAGGAAGTCCAGCGACGCTGTGTTCGCTGCCGCCGGGACACGGTGCGAACGGTCTGGGCACGTGGCTTAAGCACTCAGCGGATAACTTCGCACAAATGATGGAACATTTGCTCGCGCTGCGCATGCCGGATTACCGGGACCGCGCGGAACGCGTCGTGCAAGCATGTTTGTGGATCGGTTCCCATCTCGGAATGGGCGGCGAAGAATTGAATACGCTTCAACTTGCCGCGCGGATGCGGGAGATCGGAAAACTTGGCTTGCCGGACAAGATATTGTTCACTCCGCGTGAACAACGCACACAGGACGAGCAATCCATGTATGACCGCTATCCGATGCTTGGTTCGCGTGTGCTGCAGCAATTCCCGTTGTTCATTGCCGCGGCGAAAATCGTGGAACATCATCTTGAGAACTTCGACGGCTCCGGAGCTATGGGACTTGCATCGCATCAGATTCCACTCGGTTCGCGGATACTGCGCGTCGCGGGAGCATTCCAGATGATTTCGGATACCGGAACTAAAGGCCGCGAAGAAGTGATTCACATTCTTGGCCGCGGCCGTGGTTCTCTGTATGATCCGATGCTCGTCGGACTGGTCGAAAACTATGCCACGCTGGCGACGTCACCACTGAACGCGGGTGCCGAGACGCGGCGCGTGCGGCTGTCGGATCTTGTGGAAGGCATGATCCTCGCAGAAGATATCTGGAGCCGTACGGGTGTCAAGATTGTCGGCTCCGGCACCCGGCTTAACGAGCACATTATCCGGATTCTGATGACCCTACCCTTAAATATGGCAATTGAATCTGTGGAAATCCAGCGAGACAACCTGCAATAGGCCATGATGGACTGGTGGTGGCTACTTATCCTTGTTCCACTATTCAACCTGTGGAAAGCGTTGGCAGAAGCCTGGAAGCTGCTGCTGGTGGCAAGGAACGAGACACAGCGCAAAATTATCATCGAAAGAGCCGGAACGTCGGCGCTGGTGAATACGGTGTTGACGATAGCGATTGCCGTTGCCCCGTGGCCATATAAGCTCTTGGGGTTTCTTCCTTCGCTTCTGCCCATTTTGTCGAACGTCCTGAACAAGATGTTCGGGGTTCGACTTAGATTCTACATCTGGTAGCTTTCGCAACTGACCAAAACAAAAGCCCCCCGGCGAGCCGGGGGGCTTTCTATTTCCAAGAGAGGCGGAAACTTACTTCATCAGAACCATCTTGCGGGTTGCGCTGAACTCGCCGGCTTCCAGACGATAGACATACATGCCGCTCGTCAGGTTGGAAGCATCGAACGTCACGGTGTGACGTCCGGCGGCTTGCGGACCACTCACCAACGTGGCGACCTCTTGACCAAGGAGGTTGAACACACGGAGGCTAACATTGGTCGCTTCAGCCAACTCGAAGTTGATGTTCGTCTCGGGGTTGAACGGGTTCGGGAAGTTCTGATCCAGCGCAAACTGGGCAACCACGGACGGCGAGCCGTTCGGCGTCGCGTTCGTCGCGGCCAAAACTTCAACGTGACCGTTCACGTCGACGGATTCCAGTGAGTAGGTATAGCTCACGCCGTTGACGACGTTGTTATCCACCCAGCTATAGTCATGGCCGGACGCACTGTTGGTCGCGGCGATTTCAGCTTGCTTCATGCCGTCACGGAGGACGTTGAAGTGGTCAAGATCAGACTCGCTGGCAGTACGGAAGTTTAGAGTCACCTGCGCATCGCCGGCGACCGCGTCGAAGTTCGACACTTCGGCAGCCAACTGATCTTCGAAGGTCAAGCAGAAGCAACCTTCACACAAACTGAAAATTTCGATTTCCCAAACGCCGTCATGGTTGTGACGGTAAATGATCTCAACGCAGTCGCTGTAACCACCGAACGCGGTCGGATCCGGGAAGTAGAAACCACCCCCCAGAGTAAATACGGTCGGAGGATCCATCGGGGTGCACTGTTCATCACAGTTGCTGTTCGCCGGGCTGCAGCCAGCCGCGGTCAGGAGGACGGGAACGCCCGCCTCATCCAAATCGGCACCAACCAACGCAAAGGCGACGAAGCTGAACTGGCACAGACTGATACAGGCAGATTCGCCAAGGTGCAGTTCGGTCGACGGCGTAAAAGGCTGTCCGTTGAAGGTTGGCGTGCAGGGCTGAGCCTGCACCGCAAGGGGCAGAGCTAAGGCCAAGACAGCCACCATCATCATTGCAAATATCTTCTTCATGCGGTCAATCTCCGTGGTTTTGTTTGTCATCCAATCGAGGTAAGCCACTCAACTGTGTATCTTACTTGAGATACAACAGCTTCTTCGACTCGCTGAAGTTGCCAGCCTTCAGGGTGTACATATAGACACCCGTGGCGAGGCCTTCAGCCGACCAGTTCACAGTGTGCGTTCCGGCGTTCATCGCACCGTCGACCACCGTGGCAACTTCGCGACCCAGCATGTCATAGACCTTCAAAGTCACGTTGTCCGCGAGGGGCAGCGAGAAGCTGAAGCTGGTTTGCGAGTTGAACGGGTTCGGGTAGTTCTGAGCCAGTTCGCAATGATCCACAACGCCGGCGCCAGCTTCCGGAGTGGCTTCTGCCACGACGGTCTGTCCACCGATGTTGTACACGGAGAGATTGCCGTTCACGTCTTCGACGTGCAGCTTGTAGTAGTAAGTGGTGCCGTTCGCGACATTTTCGTCGGTCCAGCTGTAGTTGTTGCCGCTGGCGTTGTTCGACGCATCGAAACGAGCCATTTCAGCATAAACGCCTTCGCGTTCGGTCGAACGGGTCACGCGGAAGTTGCGAAGATCGCTTTCCGACGACGTGCTCCAGTTCAGGTTGACTTTGCCATCGCCGGCAACGGCGGTGAAGCCGCTGATTTCGACGGGCAGAATGAAGTCCGAGCGCCAAATGCAAACGCAGCCGGGATCAACGCCGCAATAGGACAGCGTCAAGTACAGCAAGCAATTCGGAAGCACGCGGATGTTCCAATTGAACAGGCCCCAGTCGACGCCCGGGCAGTCCGGGTTGTTGCAGTGGGAACCTTCAGCCGGATCGCAACGGTTCGTGACCGTGATTTCCAGCGTGTTGGGGGTGTGCTCGGGGCTTTCGCATTCAATGGGGATTACGTACGTGCCGTGGCACAGTGTCGCGCAAAAGGCCGAGTTAATCGGAATCGAGGTCGGAAGCACCGGGGTGCAACCGTCATTCAAATACTCAAGAGTCGAGCCGTCAGTCGTTTGGAATTCATTCCAATCGGAGACAGGCTGAGTGTACTCAAGGGTGCTCCAGTCAAGGCTCCAAACCTGGACTTCAGCAGCCACCTGAACGGGGGTGCCGATTGCCAGATCGCCAACATACATATCCAATTCGCACCAGTGGAAGTCCGTGTTTTCAGCCACGATACCGTCCACATACTGACCCGTGGATTCATCCCAGCGCTGCGGAAGGCCGCATGCCGCCGGAAGGTGAATAAAGGACACCACCGCGTTGAACGGGCTGGAGTCGCCAATGATCAGGTGCATTTTCTGATTCGTTTCATCGAATGCCAACGTAGCGGATTCCAACGCGAGGGCATTGCTTGCCAGCATAAATGCCATCGACAGAATCAAAACAAGTCGCATTTTCTTCATCCCACACCTCTCTAAATGGTTAAATTTTCTGTGACGCAGGGACACAAATATCCCTCGGCACATTTCGCTTCCTGTAACTGTGGTAAATATACTTTCACGGCCCTACCAAGTCAAGGATTCTGATGAGAAATCTAAAGTTTTGAGACTGTTAGTGAAATATGATTGAAAGTCTCTTATTATTACTTAAATCTATGTATTTGCAAAAAATATGCGCTACTTATCTATAGCGCACTTTGTGATAATGTCATCAACCAACTGACCTTCGCGGGTCTCTAATGCTTTGTGCCTCCTCTGACGGCAATTTTCTACCTCTCGGAGGTTAGTCTGACCCTCCCGTCTGAGAAGAATAGCCGCTGGGCCGTTTCCGTCGTGATTCTGTCTATTTCGGCGAGGGATATGTTATGTGTTTCCGATAACTTAAGTGCTATATCCCGCACGTGAGCCGGTTCCGCTCGCCGGCCCCGGTGGGGGACCGGAGCCATAAATGGAGCGTCCGTCTCCAGCATAAGGCGGTCCAGCGGGAGCTTGGCCGCAAGTTCGGGCAGTTTGGAGTTTTTGTAGGTTATGTTGCCCGTGAAAGAAATCATAAATCCTGCATCGAGCACGCGCTTCGCGTAGTCGTAATCTTCAGAGAAGCAGTGAAAAACACCTTTGTGATTACCTGCCGATTCAATTATCTCAACCGTTCGCAGTCCGGCCGCGCGGTGGTGGATCACGACCGGCAGATCGACTCTGCGCGCAAGTTCAAGCAGGCGCTCAAAAAGCACTTCTTGCTCTTTGATGTTCGTTTCACCGCGGTAAATATCTAAGCCGATTTCCCCGACCGCGACAACGGCCGGATCACCCACGGCTGCTTCGACCCAATCTAAGTCTTCTTCGGTGGTTTTGTCCGTTTCACTGGGGTGAATTCCGAGTGCGCAAAAGACTTGACCGGGAAAACGATTCACAATCTCGAGACATTGCTCTCCCGTTTCGCGGTCAATCGCAATCGTGATCGCGCGATCGACTCCGGCTTCCCGCGCACGCAGCAACACCTCCTCTAAGTCAGCGGAAAATTGTTCGAAGTAGAGGTGGCAGTGGGTATCTATCATGAGTTGGAAGTTCTGTTTTCTACGATTGAGTCTCCGAGCGTTCGGCGCAACCCTCTGCGGTGCTGCTCGTCGGCGTTGTCTTTCCACCAGACCACGAATTGTGCGTGTGTGTCCCGGCGCTGCGTGCGGCAATAGGTCAGAAGCCACTTTGTGCCCTGCTCGGCCGGGCGAGGCAGCTCTATGTCGCTTTGGCCGTCTCTGGAAAGTGTCTTCAGTAATTCTCCCGGCAGCTTCTCGATCCAGACGTCCAAATCATGCAGAATTCCAAGTGAGTCCTGCGCGTATTTCGCTTTTTCTATCCATGCTGTCAGTCCATCTCGAAACAGTGGGCCGAACAGTTCGAGCGAATAGCGGAAGTGTTTTATGGCAATGCGCAACGCATGATGCTCGCCGACCTTCTTCGGGTCGGGCAGCGATTTCTCGAAGGCATAGACTTCATCAAGTGCCAACCCGATCTGTTCAAAGGCAAACAGTTTCAGCGTTCGCGACGGCGGATCGGGAAGGTCTTGAGCGTGAGCCTTGCACCACTTTTCCATGTCGTTCAAAACACTCGTCGCTTTGAGCGAGGCTATGGCTTTATCGACGCGCTTTTGAGCTTTCGCCCTGTTGTGTTCGCGTTCTTCACGGAGCAACATTAAGCCATCGCGCACAGCAACTTTGCGCTGATCGTGAATCAGGCTATCCAGAAAGAGAATCTGTACGTCGAGATCGCGTGCATCGCCAAGAGTTTTTGTCACAGATCGCATTTCTTTGTTCCACATGCGCGACTCGGGCGGCAACACACGCTTAAAGCCGCGAAAGACCGTGCGCAGCCTCCGCGTGGCGACGCGAGTTTGATGGACATTCTCGGGATCGTCGGGACGTTTTACGGCGCGTTTCGCCTGTTTTCCGACCCGCTTCACACGTGGTTTTAACATTGCGGCGGCGTACGCCGTGATGCTATGGTCAATCTTTGTGCTATTACCTGGCATGGTAACCTCTTGGCCCTGCCTCGCCTATCCTTTCGCGAGCGGCGGAGCGGGCAGAGAGCCCTTTTCCACCCAGCGAACTCCCGTGGTTATGGCGAGGTTTGTCAAGAAGACGATGCAGATCGTCACTGTAATGAAATCCGCGCTGACGTGGATTCCGTATTGCAAGGGTATGGTCGCGAGCACTGCCGAGGCCAACCCGCGCGGCATGAACAAAAACAGCGCGCGAGTCGTGCGGTCCTGTTCTTCTTTGTTCTCGCCGACCTTGATCCAACTGACTGCAATCCAGCGTGCGATGACCAACACGCAATAGATTGCCACGGATTCGAGCATGTTTTTGACGGTGATCGCCCGGAAGTCGAACAACAAACCCAAAAAGACGAAAAAGAACGTGCGCACGAGAAAGGTCAATTCGGCATGAAAACCTTTTACGTTCGTGCCCATCCAGTCGCGTAACTCCTCGCGGCCTTCTTTGCCCGGCCAGAATTTCCGCAGCATCCGCGGTCCGTTGGACAACAACAGCCCGAACAAGAATACACCGAACACACCGGAGCTGTGAACGGCCTCGCACGAGGCGTAGACCACCAGCATCGCAGCGAACGTGGCAAGATAAATCAGCGGCTGATCGGAGATTTTGGACATGATGTAGCCCCAAATCAGCGCGGACAACGGACCGATCCACAGCGCGCCGGTCAAAGAAGCCACGATCAACACGCCGATTGAGCCCTCGCTGTGTCCCGTCGTAAAAATATTGAGCAGCGTCACAGTGATCAACACCGCGATGGCGTCGGAGAGCGAACTCTCCAACTCGAGAATCGTCTGCACGGATTTGTTCATGCGAACCTGCCGCACGAGCGGTACTACAATCGCGGCGCTGGTACAGGCCAAGGCCGAGCCGAGCAGAGCGGCGTTCAGCAACGGATGTTCGAACATGTAGTAGGCCAGCGCCGTAATCGCGCCAAACGACAACAGGAACACGAAGACCAAGAGTGCCATGGATTTTCGCCAGTGCGCAAGCAGATGCTGAAAATCCAAGTGAAGTCCGCCTTCGAACATGATGACGATCAGTGCGAAGGCTCCGAAATACGGAGCGACGCCGAGCACAAGTTCGTTATCCAAGTGAAAAAACTCGCGCAGCGCGACACCGGCGCCGATCAGGAGCATGACTTCGGGCACGCGGGTGAGCTTAAAAAGCCACGCGCCCAAAAAGCCCAGCCCAATGACCGCGGCCATCAAAAAGAAGAGTGTCGAGACGTCTATCATAAGGTTTCCAAAGTCGTGTTCGGATAGTAGTGGGCGAGGATTTGTTCGAGCGTCCAGCCATCTTTGGCCATCGCGACCGCGCCCAATTGGCACAAGCCGACGCCGTGCCCCCAGCCTCCTCCCGACAATGTAATCAAATTATCAGAGACTTGCACGATAAAGTAAGATGACGGCAGATGCGATTCGGACAGAGCGCGACGGATCTCGAGTTCTCCAAAGAGAGTTGTTGCGCCCGATTCGCCGATGACGTCAAGAATCGTGATGCGTCCCGACGGACTGCGATGTTTTGCTTTCAGCTCTTTGATCGCGCCAATGTCGATTCCAGTTTTCTTTTTCAGCAACTCACCAAGCAGTGCGCGGTCATATTCTTTCGTCCAGCGAAAGAGCGAATCTTCGTCCCACGGTTTGGGATACGGATAGCGTTCCGGATTGCAAAAGGCTTGTGGAGGGTTGTTCAGAAAATGAGCGGCGTTCTGTTCGTCGCTCAAATCAGGAAATTCGAAATCTCCGCATGACCTGACGGCGAAATAGCCGGGCTCTTCTTCTCCCCACACTTCGTTGAAATGGTCGCTCACTCCGCCGCAGGACTTTGCGTAGCGCGCGTCGGCGACTCTACCCCCCCTATCCCCCCCGCTGAAGCGAGGGGGAACATGAAGCAACACTTGCCCGCTTGTCGCCCGAATAGGCTCAATTACTGCGTTGGCTTCGCGGATGGTGCCTTGATAGCATTGACAATGATCGTCGTGACACAGATCGAACCCGTCACTGTAGTGATGACGGTTCGCAGTCGCCAAGACAGTTGAGCGCGCGGCGACGGCTTGCGCTTGTGAAAAGGCCTCCGGCAAGTCGTGTCGCATCTCCGAACCCACGGCCGTTTCGACATATTGTTCGAGCGGCAAGCGGTTGGCAGCGCTTAGGCCACCGTCCGGTGTCGCGAAGATTTCGAGTTCTCCTCTGTAGGTCAACGGTTCGCGGCGTTCCCAGTGAAAGCCTCTGCCAATCGGTACATTTTGCAAAGTAAACGTTGCGTTGTGCGACGACGAGATAAATTTCACACGCACGACATAGCTTTGAAAATCGCCGATGATGAGCGAGAACCGCGTTTTCATCTCCGGGCGTGTCAGGCGCACGAGCGTCAGGCCGATCGGATGCGACGTGCGGAGTTTTTGGATGACTTCGGACGCTTGTTCGCGGCTCTCAAGTTTGACTATCGGCCACCACACTCGATTGTCGAGTTGGCCTTGCGCGCTTTGCCAAACCTTTCCGGCTTCGAGGACGTCGGCGTGTTCGAGCAATTCGGAGTGTTCGATTTTGCTGAGCTGGTTGTTCGCGCTCTCTTGCGAGAAGCACTCGCCCAAGCGCACCGCCCACGACAATTCGGGCACGGGAGTATTATGCGCGATGACTTTGAAGTCGCCGACGGCATCTGGCAAGTCCAGCCAGCGATTGCAGTCGGTGAAACATTGTGCGCGGTAACGGCCCTTTAGTGAGCCGCGAATTTCAGGTTCGTTCCAGAGGAGACCGATGGAGATTTTCAAGTTAGAAGTCAGAAGTTAAAAGTCAGAAATCGGAATAGGTATGAGAAATGAGGTAAGAGGTATGAACCCGGATTCCGGCGGGGAACCGTGCTGAC
It encodes the following:
- a CDS encoding OmpA family protein: MAEHNDPPIIRIVKKGHGHGHHGGAWKVAFADFVTAMMALFIVLWILGQSEDVKRGIGGYFRDPTGKALLGAGPSESISSSNKSMIKLPTVMERYSMPDPVLESEADRLEEVIEQSEALRELKDQISIEVTQEGLRLEINEGEHDPLFESGSAEMTPKLRAALAALANEYKKLPYKIIVEGHTDATPYRSVSGMTNWELSTQRANQARNVLEEGGLPDDQVLMVRGFADRRPRFDDPLDPRNRRISMLLVSSQGMDIALGKLNFAGIEDSEIPATPPETKPKRNRVTLFATGKND
- a CDS encoding T9SS type A sorting domain-containing protein, whose protein sequence is MTNKTTEIDRMKKIFAMMMVAVLALALPLAVQAQPCTPTFNGQPFTPSTELHLGESACISLCQFSFVAFALVGADLDEAGVPVLLTAAGCSPANSNCDEQCTPMDPPTVFTLGGGFYFPDPTAFGGYSDCVEIIYRHNHDGVWEIEIFSLCEGCFCLTFEDQLAAEVSNFDAVAGDAQVTLNFRTASESDLDHFNVLRDGMKQAEIAATNSASGHDYSWVDNNVVNGVSYTYSLESVDVNGHVEVLAATNATPNGSPSVVAQFALDQNFPNPFNPETNINFELAEATNVSLRVFNLLGQEVATLVSGPQAAGRHTVTFDASNLTSGMYVYRLEAGEFSATRKMVLMK
- a CDS encoding T9SS type A sorting domain-containing protein; translation: MKKMRLVLILSMAFMLASNALALESATLAFDETNQKMHLIIGDSSPFNAVVSFIHLPAACGLPQRWDESTGQYVDGIVAENTDFHWCELDMYVGDLAIGTPVQVAAEVQVWSLDWSTLEYTQPVSDWNEFQTTDGSTLEYLNDGCTPVLPTSIPINSAFCATLCHGTYVIPIECESPEHTPNTLEITVTNRCDPAEGSHCNNPDCPGVDWGLFNWNIRVLPNCLLYLTLSYCGVDPGCVCIWRSDFILPVEISGFTAVAGDGKVNLNWSTSSESDLRNFRVTRSTEREGVYAEMARFDASNNASGNNYSWTDENVANGTTYYYKLHVEDVNGNLSVYNIGGQTVVAEATPEAGAGVVDHCELAQNYPNPFNSQTSFSFSLPLADNVTLKVYDMLGREVATVVDGAMNAGTHTVNWSAEGLATGVYMYTLKAGNFSESKKLLYLK
- a CDS encoding TatD family hydrolase, whose amino-acid sequence is MIDTHCHLYFEQFSADLEEVLLRAREAGVDRAITIAIDRETGEQCLEIVNRFPGQVFCALGIHPSETDKTTEEDLDWVEAAVGDPAVVAVGEIGLDIYRGETNIKEQEVLFERLLELARRVDLPVVIHHRAAGLRTVEIIESAGNHKGVFHCFSEDYDYAKRVLDAGFMISFTGNITYKNSKLPELAAKLPLDRLMLETDAPFMAPVPHRGRRAEPAHVRDIALKLSETHNISLAEIDRITTETAQRLFFSDGRVRLTSER
- a CDS encoding CHAD domain-containing protein, coding for MPGNSTKIDHSITAYAAAMLKPRVKRVGKQAKRAVKRPDDPENVHQTRVATRRLRTVFRGFKRVLPPESRMWNKEMRSVTKTLGDARDLDVQILFLDSLIHDQRKVAVRDGLMLLREEREHNRAKAQKRVDKAIASLKATSVLNDMEKWCKAHAQDLPDPPSRTLKLFAFEQIGLALDEVYAFEKSLPDPKKVGEHHALRIAIKHFRYSLELFGPLFRDGLTAWIEKAKYAQDSLGILHDLDVWIEKLPGELLKTLSRDGQSDIELPRPAEQGTKWLLTYCRTQRRDTHAQFVVWWKDNADEQHRRGLRRTLGDSIVENRTSNS
- a CDS encoding cation:proton antiporter, whose translation is MIDVSTLFFLMAAVIGLGFLGAWLFKLTRVPEVMLLIGAGVALREFFHLDNELVLGVAPYFGAFALIVIMFEGGLHLDFQHLLAHWRKSMALLVFVFLLSFGAITALAYYMFEHPLLNAALLGSALACTSAAIVVPLVRQVRMNKSVQTILELESSLSDAIAVLITVTLLNIFTTGHSEGSIGVLIVASLTGALWIGPLSALIWGYIMSKISDQPLIYLATFAAMLVVYASCEAVHSSGVFGVFLFGLLLSNGPRMLRKFWPGKEGREELRDWMGTNVKGFHAELTFLVRTFFFVFLGLLFDFRAITVKNMLESVAIYCVLVIARWIAVSWIKVGENKEEQDRTTRALFLFMPRGLASAVLATIPLQYGIHVSADFITVTICIVFLTNLAITTGVRWVEKGSLPAPPLAKG
- a CDS encoding SpoIID/LytB domain-containing protein → MKISIGLLWNEPEIRGSLKGRYRAQCFTDCNRWLDLPDAVGDFKVIAHNTPVPELSWAVRLGECFSQESANNQLSKIEHSELLEHADVLEAGKVWQSAQGQLDNRVWWPIVKLESREQASEVIQKLRTSHPIGLTLVRLTRPEMKTRFSLIIGDFQSYVVRVKFISSSHNATFTLQNVPIGRGFHWERREPLTYRGELEIFATPDGGLSAANRLPLEQYVETAVGSEMRHDLPEAFSQAQAVAARSTVLATANRHHYSDGFDLCHDDHCQCYQGTIREANAVIEPIRATSGQVLLHVPPRFSGGDRGGRVADARYAKSCGGVSDHFNEVWGEEEPGYFAVRSCGDFEFPDLSDEQNAAHFLNNPPQAFCNPERYPYPKPWDEDSLFRWTKEYDRALLGELLKKKTGIDIGAIKELKAKHRSPSGRITILDVIGESGATTLFGELEIRRALSESHLPSSYFIVQVSDNLITLSGGGWGHGVGLCQLGAVAMAKDGWTLEQILAHYYPNTTLETL